ATAATCGATGTAGTCTGTTATGCTTTCTCTCTTATGCTTTACTCTTCCTATCTTAGTTCCTGTAGGAAGTTCTAATTTTTCACTGTTATTCAGCATGATATCTTCTATTTCATCTTCTAGCGCATCTGATAATTTGTATCCTTTACTATTGAAGAATTTTATTCCATTGTACTCTACAGGATTATGAGAAGCGGATATGACTACTCCTGCATCTGCATTATATAATCTTGTTAAATATGCTACCGCTGGTGTAGGTACTACGCCTATACTTACTGCGTTGGCTCCAACTGAACATATACCTGAGATAAGCGCTGCTTCTAGCATTTCTCCTGATATACGTGTATCTCTTCCTATTAATATAGTTGGCTTATGTTTTTTCTCTTTGGTAAGTACGTAAGCTCCTGCCTGCCCTAATTTGTACGCCATCTCTATAGTAAGTTCTTTGTTTGCAATTCCTCTCACACCGTCGGTTCCGAATAATTTACCCATTATTATATTTCCTTTCATATTATATATGTTTTTATCTATTCATTAGTTCATCTGATTACAAAATTTAATTAGGAAAATATTAGTAGTATTTTACCTTTTACACTTTTACAATTATATCACTACCTATATTTGCCTTCAATAAATTATGCAATAAATAGCTTTTTGTTTTGGGTCTGGTATATACCACTTTATAAAGTGGTATATATTATAGTAATATGTAATAATCATTATTTTTGTTACTTGGCTCTATATAAAAACTTTCCTCCATCCATAGAAAAGGGACTGTCCAATAATACATCTTAATAAGCTTATAGCCATAAAAATGTATTATTAGACAGCCCCATATATAAATATTTAATTGTTAACTGGTGTATCATCTACAGGTTCATTGCTTTCAGTATCTTCTCCTATGTCACCTGCATTATCCTGTATATTTTCAGTCACATCACCTTGATCTTGTTTAGTTAATTCTATTACGACTTTTGGAATTTCAGTAACAAGTTCAACACTTCTTGGGTATGTAAGATTAAGAGTGACTTCATGTCGCCCTTCCTCCAAGTTATTAAGATTTATCGTAGGATTGAGACTGTATACTGTAATTCTACTCAAGTCTTCTAGTATTCCTCGAAATGTTACCTTAATATCTTCTGTATTAACTATAGATATATTCAGATTCTCTGGTAATCTTTCTATACTTATATCATGAGTTAATATCGTTACCTCTTTTTCTTGAACTTTGTCTACATTCAATTTAACCGTAACCATGTTGGTGTTTTGATATCTTGATACTCCAACTGGTAATACTGTAGCTAGGCTAATTTCTTTGTCAACATCAGAAGTAACATTATTAAGTGGTACTTCCAATACTAGATTACTAATTTTATCAATAGCCGATTCTGTTCCAATAAGAGTTACCTTCTTAGGAATAACTTCACTTCCAGTCAATTTGTATCCAGAAGGCAAACTACCTGTGGTCTTAACAAGAACACTGACTTCTTTCAATTTCCTGATAGGAACTTGGTAACTAACTTCTTCTATACTCTTATCTATGTCACTGACTTCGTTACCTTCTTTGTCCAATAATCTTATTTTACCAACGGATGTAACGTCATTAGTGGCACCATCAATACCAAGGGTTACTCTAACTTCGTGTACTTGAGCCATCTTAGATTCTGGCCCTTCTATTTCAACAGTATTTGGAGTAATGATAGGATCTAGATGAATATATGATTCCTTAGGATTACCCTCAAATTCATAGGTTATCTTTCTACTTTCTGATTTAACATTTTCTCTTGATATTCTCATATCGTTAGGACTTTTCTTAACAACTGTAATTCCTTCAATAGGCTTTATATCAATAACTAATGAATCAGTAAATGATAAGTATTGCATATCAACGGTAGCTATTATATCATCTTTATTGAAACGTTCAATTATTGTACGTTTCCCTCCTAGGGTAACATCAACATATTGACCTTCTATAAAATTGATATATTGGTTTTTGGACGTGATTACCTCTTCATTAAGAACTTTTACAGGTATGTGTTTAAAATCCTTGGTTATATATGGATCTTCTACCCTTATAATAGCAAACCAAACAAAGAAGGCTATTACAATTGATGCAATTTTCCATCCTACGTTTCTTGTAAATACATTACCCATTTCTTTGTCTACCTTTCCAAATTTTAAATTTCTTTATGTCAGCTGTCTTCTTTTGATAGACTAATTTATTTTTCAAATAATCACTATCTACATTTCTAATTATATTACCACCTAATGCCATCGATACATTTCCTGTTTCTTCTGAAACTATGATAACTATACAGTCAGAAACTTCAGTTATACCAACTGCTGCTCTATGCCTTGTCCCTAACTCTTTACTGAGGCTCATATTATCTGATAGTGGTAAATAGCAGGTTGCGGCAACTATCTTATTATTTCTTATTATAATTGCTCCATCATGAAGTGGAGTATTGTGTTCAAATATATTTATAAGCAATTGACTTGTTATTGTTGCATTCAACGGTATTCCAGTTCGTTCATATTCACCAAGTTTTACTTCTCTCTCTACGACTATTAATGCTCCTGTTTTGAATTTTGCCATTTCTTCTGTTGCCGTTACAATTTCTTCTATTGCTTTTATTGAAATCTTCTCTTTTTTGTCTTTCTGTTCTTCAAATATTAAGATAGTAGAGAAAAAATTTCTTCGGCCAAGCTGTTCCAATGCACTTCTAAGTTCTGGTTGAAATACGATCAGCAAGGCTATGATTCCAGTATTAATGGTTTTGACAAATATAAAAGTTATAGTGTTAAGTTCCAGTATCATTGATATGAATGCAATAATAGATATTATTAATAAACCTTTAAAAAGTGTCCAGGCTCTAGTACCTCTAACCCATTTTAAAAGTTGATATATGACAAATGCAATCAAAGCTATTTCAATTACATCTTTTACGCCTATTATAGGTAAATCGAATCGTATCATTTTTAAATTCTGCCAAAAGTTATTCAAATCTTCCAATATTACACCCTCTTTAACCATACTTCTATCAATCTTAGACTATTCATTCTACCAATATTAACCTATACCTTATTATTATACTTTTATTAATAAACAAATTCATTAAATTATTTTAATATTATAAGGTCAATGGGCGTATATAATTGATACCCCTTCTAGTTACAAAAGATTAACTTATATGTAACTTATTATATCATTATTTATACTTTATAAAAATAGATTTTTATAAAATTTTTACAAAAATATATTCCATAACTTGATTTTCTGTAAATGTTATAATTTTAGAAAAAAACGAAGAGTCATAAGACCACTTCGTCATGTTAATTCATTATTAATCAATAGATTTCATATTATTTTGTTATATTATTTATACGCTTTACTTTCTTAATCTGTTTTCCAATCTTGATCTTAGGTATTGCTTTCACATAATAGATATAATCATCATCTTCAAACTGTACTTTCTCAGCTCTTGTATAGTGTAAACATACTTTCAGGAATTGACATGCGGCAACAAATACTATTGATAGTATAGAACCTAAAATAACTCCTATTATACTGATATCTGTTTTTAATATAATATTTCCAATAATAAATCCTAACAAGTTAGTGATACTACCTGCGACAATGGCAATGTACCATACATAATCTATTTCTAAACGGCTTACAAAATATGTAATTAAGATAACTGCAATAAATATTATAATTGTTAACATCATAGCTTTGTCGTTAAGTAGTGAATCTGTAATTGTTTTATACATACTCATAAGTGAATCTGGTAAATCTGTTAAATCTGCTGCTTTTATTGATAAAATAGTTGGCATGTGGCCTGAAAAAAAGTAGACACCAACACCAATGCAAACAGGTACGATTGCTATTGGACCAACAAATAATCCTGCAAAAATAGGTACTACATATGGTATTCCCAGTGAAAATAGCAATGGAACTGCTACTATGAAATAACCCATTTTAGGGAATATCCTAATATACATCAAGTATATTATTATCATCATTACGAATATTATTGCTAAAGCTTCAATTGAAACATAGAATAAATGAGTACTAATTATAAATATCATTAAGAGTACTAACCAATTGCCAGGTATAAAACTAGCTACTGCCGCTAGTAATATATTCACTACCGGATTATTAAGTACCTTGGCAAAATTCAAAAACCCATTTAATTTAACAAATACCATTAATGCCACTAAAAACTTAGTTATAGGCACTATAAATCTTTCATATCTCTTGTACAGTGTTATGAGCACTTCCCTTATCTCATAAAGCTTAGTCATAACTAAAATTTCCTCCTTGAATAAAATCTACACTACTTATAAGCATCCAGCTTACTAAGTAGTTTTTTATATTTTGCAATCCTTATTTCAGCGCTTTTATATCTTTTTCTATAAATGATTGTTGAAATGATTGTATAAATTGCTAGTACAACAACTAATATTACAAGATACTTAATACCTATACTAATATAATTTATATCTCCTAAACTATTGAGATCTCTAGTAACTCTTCTCATCAAGTCCCCGCCGAATATAATACACATTGCTATGGCAACGCCTAATCGTGTTTTAAAGTTATTGTAGGATATATAATTTGACTTAAAATGTCCATTTACAGTGAAGTCTTCTTTTCCTACATTTTTTTCATATATAGCAAGATTAGTCATAATCTTTACTTTCTCTTTATTCACAAGTACTCACCCCGTTTCAATAAAGTAGCTGTCATGAAGCATTATTGCGCTTTTAATAATGCATCTTTATTATATTTTGAACCAGCATGCCATAAAATCCATTCCTCAAGACCTGCATCATATGTTCCTTGTATCTGAGCACGTATTTCTTCTGGACCATAGGACTTATAATTTGGTTTTCTTAGATAAGATGCTGTAAATGCTTGAAGCCAAGGTCTTACTATAGCTGCTTTCTTGCCATTTAATTCTTTATATTTTTCATTTGATGCTGTCATTGAACCTAGTATTGTCTCATATGGATATAAGTCTGAATGTTTATCTCTAGGTATTCCAAAGAAACCTTTTCCATAGTGTGAAGGATATACCATTGGGCAGATTACATCTAATTTTTCTGCCATAGCTAAGTAATCCTGTCCTATAGCTTTTGCATCTACTTTACTTGTAATAATAGTACCAAATACATCAGCTGATACTTTGACATTATATGGTTCTAATTCTTTCATGGCGTATTCAACAAACTCTGAAATAACTTCCATTCTTGTTTTGTTTTCAGCATCCTCACCAAAATCTGCGTTATTCAAACTTCTTGTAGCTTCAAATCTTATATAGTCGAATTGAATTTCTTTGAATCCAACTTCTGCGGCTTTTTTAGCAACATTAAGGACATAATCCCAAGTATCTTTATTATAAGGATTAAGCCATGATACTTTATCATACATCCAAAGACTACCGTCTTTATTCTTAATAGCAAGGTCAGTTATTTTTTTTGATGACCAAGGGTCTTTAAATGCTACAATACGTGCTATTGGATAGATATCATTTTCATATAGTCTATCCATGACAACATTAATGTCTCTCATATATTTTACTTCTGCATTAATTTCATCTGATTGTGGATTATCCATATCAAACGTAATTCTACCTGAATCATTTTTAACATCTATAACAAACGCATTTACCTCTGTAGTATTAGCTATATCTATTAAGGTATTGAATCTTTCCTTACTGCTAACTGCAGATGCGTTTACATATAGCCCCTTAACTTTTGGAGCTTCACTATACAAATTATAGCTGACACCAGGACTTTCTAGATAATCGTTGAATCCAACTTCCAGTGTTTCTACTGTTGGTTCATCTGGTTTAATAATACTACTGATAAAGTTATTTCCATCACCATCTTTATTAGTTAAGTATTTATATACAAATGGAGCACAAATTATCAACACTATTAATAAAATCAAGAACCAATATTTTCTTGTATTACGTTGTCTCTTACGATAAGCCATTCATTCATTCCCTCTTTTCAATTGATTTTTATTTTCCTCAGTTAAATATCTCAGTCATGAATATAGTATTATTTAGATTATAGCACATAAAAAAGTTATTTTCGACACTTTTTTATTAGATAAATTACTTTATTTATATTATAACACTCATTAGATTTCTTAATCATATTTATTGCTAACTTATTCCAAATATTGATATAAAAAATGATTTTATTCTTCTGATTCTTATAAGCAATACGTAATTTATAACTTCTATCACCATATTATTAATACAAAGCCTATGTAAATAACTTATACAGTATACCATAACATGATTAGGTATGTAAACTAATCATGTATATTATAGGACAATAAAAAAACCTCATAATAGAGGTTTTTTTTAATATATCTACTCTTTTGGTTTCATTGTTGGGAATAATAGTACGTCTCTGATTGAATATGAATCAGTCAATAACATAACCAATCTGTCAATACCTATTCCAAGTCCTCCTGTTGGAGGCATTCCATATTCTAATGCAGTAAGGAAGTCTTCGTCGATCATGCTGGCTTCTTCATCTCCAGCTGCACGAAGTTCTTCTTGTCTCTCGAATCTTTGTCTTTGATCGATTGGATCATTCAACTCAGAGAAGGCATTAGCGAATTCTCTTTTTGTGATAAATAATTCGAATCTCTCAGTATAATCTGGTTTCTCAGGCTTTCTCTTAGCAAGAGGTGAGATTTCTACTGGGTGATCAATTATGAATGTTGGTTGAACAAGATGTTCTTCAACATATTCCTCAAAGAAAAGATTGAGGATATCACCTTTTTTATGGTGTTTTTCAAATTCTATATGATGCTTTTTAGCTAATTCTTTTGCTTGTTCATCTGTTTCTATTTCATCAAAATCAACATTAGCATATTGTTTAACTGCATCTAACATTGATAGTCTTGCAAATGGTTTACCAAGATCGATTTCTACCTCATCATATGTAACAGTAGTAGTTCCTAATACTCTATTAGCTACTGTACGAATAAGTTCTTCGGTTAAATCCATCATACCATGATAGTCTGTATATGCTTCATATAATTCAAGTAATGTAAATTCAGGGTTATGTCTTACTGACAATCCTTCATTTCTAAATACTCTACCTATTTCATATACTCTTTCGAATCCACCTACAATCAATCTCTTCAAAGGTAATTCAAGAGCGATTCTCATGTATAATTCCATATCAAGAGCATTATGATGTGTTATGAAAGGTCTTGCAGATGCTCCACCAGATATTGTATTGAGTACTGGTGTTTCTACTTCTAAGTATCCTCTATTATCAAGTACGTTCCTGATTTCTTTTATGATCTTGGATCTAGCTATGAAAGTATCCTTTACTTCTGGATTAACGATTAAATCTAGATATCTTTGACGATATCTTGTATCAGTGTCCTTTAATCCATGATATTTCTCTGGTAAAATCTGTAAACTCTTAGATAGTAAAGTTACCTCATGAGCTTTTATTGATATTTCACCTTTTTGAGTTCTGAATACTTCACCTTTTATACCAACAATATCACCTAAGTCATAATGTTTGAATTCGGCATATTCTTCTTCACCAATTGCATCTTTTCTAACGTATGATTGAATTTGTCCATTTCTATCAGCTATGTGACAGAAAGAAGCTTTTCCCATAACACGTTTAGTCATGATTCTACCTGCAATTGTAACTTCTTTGCCTTCTAACTCCTCAAAACCATCGATAATTTCATTACTATGACAATCCACACTAAATTTAGTGAGTTCAAAAGGATTTTTTCCTTTTTCTTGTAACCCAGCTAGTTTATCTCTTCTAATTTGTAGGAGTTCATTAAGGTCCTGTTCTTTGCCTTGGTTGTTACTATTGTTATCTGACACTTACAAGTCCTCCTCTTGTATATTATTATTACTCTTTTGTTTATATGATTTTTATTATATCCATGTTTATATTTTATCTATGAATGTCTAACACTTTTAGTTTTACAACTCCATTAGGAGTTTCAGCTTCTACTAAATCATCTATCTTAGAACCGATTAAGGCACTTCCGACTGGTGATTCATTAGATATTTTATAATTTAATGGATCTGCTTCTGTTGAACCTACGATTGCATAATCAATTTCTTCTTCAAATTCTAGGTCATATATCTTCACTTTACAACCTACACTAATGGTATCTAATGATATTTCTTCTTCGTCGATTACTTCAGCATTTTTAAGTATTTTTTCAAGTTCTACTATTCTAGATTCAATTTCGCCTTGTTCTTCTTTTGCCGCATCGTATTCTGCATTTTCAGATAAATCGCCTTGTGCTCTAGCTTCTTTTATCTTTTCTGCTACATCTTTTCTTCTTACAACTTTCAGATTCTGTAATTCATCTTCTAATTCCCTTAATCCATTATATGTTAGTATTACTTTTTTGTCAGGCATCTTGCTACACCCTTCCTCTTAATATATTTTATATAATAATAAAAACTAGTAATATACGAACTATCTTTATATGTCTAGTTCAATATGATTACCTTGTTTATCAAGATAAAACATTTAATTAATATATGTTAATAAATTAATTAATTAAACGTTATATATCAAATTATTAATACAACATACAATCCTAATGACTCCCCAATACCGTATTTATAATTTTTGTAATGTTATATTATTCATATTCAAGGTATTATAACTTAATAATAACAAGTTGTCAATATAAAAATAGTTCTGATAAGCCTAAGTATGATTGATTTATGATAATGTCTTAGTGTACCACAATTGATTATGTCCTATTTTTTTTAATTATGGTATATAATAAAACCTCATGTATTTTATAGGCAGAGGTGATTATCATTAGAAAGGTAGACTTAAACATGACAGAACAATATAAATATGAAATTATTAAAAGATTAGTTGAAACTAAAGGGAACAAGGACAATGCAGCTCTGAAACTAGGCTGTACTAGACGAAATATAAATCGTTTAATCAAAGGTTATTTAGATCAAGGAAAGATTTTCTTTATCCATGGTAATCGTGGTCGTAAACCATCACATACAATAGAAGACAATATCAAAGAAAATATCTTAAATCTTTATCGAACAAAATATTATAACACAAACTTCACTCATTATTGTGAGTTGCTAGAAGAGCATGAAAAAATCAAGGTTTCTGTAAGTACTGTACAAAACATTCTTATGTCTGAAGGGATGCTTTCACCTAAAGCTAGACGTGTTACTAAAAAGAGAATGCGTCTTAAGTTGAAAAAACAAAGAAATGCTACTAAATCAAAGAAAGAGGTTGCTAAAATTACAGAAAACATAGTTGCTCTTGAAGATGCTCATCCTCGTAGACCACGCTGTGCTTTTTTAGGTGAGATGATTCAAATGGATGCTTCTGTACACTTTTGGTTTGGGGATAAAAAAACTCATCTACATATTGCTGTTGATGATGCTACAGGAACTGTTGTTGGAGCATATTTTGATAGACAAGAAACGTTGAAAGGCTACTATAATGTTTTTCATCAGATTTTAAATAATCATGGTATTCCCTATATGTTTTATACTGATAGACGTACTGTCTTTGAATATAGGCAAAAAAAATCTCCTTCTCTTGAAAAGGATACTTTTACTCAGTTTGGTTATGCTTGTAAACAGTTAGGGGTCGAAATCAGAACAACCAGCAATCCACAAGCCAAAGGTCGCGTAGAACGAATGTTCCAAACATTACAATCACGCCTACCAATCGAATTAAGATTAGCAGGCGCAACAACCATAGAACAAGCAAATATATTTTTGGACTCCTACATACAAAAATATAATGCTAAATTTGCTCTGCCTCTTAATAATATCAAATCTGTTTTTGAAAAACAACCCGATAATGAAAAAATTAATCTTACTCTTGCAGTTCTTGTAAATCGTAAGATTGATAATGGTCACTGTATCAGATTAAACAAAAAGTATTATAAACCTATAGATTCTAATGGCTACCCTGTTTATTACCATAAAGGTACACTGGCTCTAGTTATTAAATCTTTTGATGGACAACTATTTACAAGCATAGGAGAAAAAGTATACACTCTAGACGAGATACCAGAACATGAATATACATCAAGAAATTTCCATTACCCCCAAAGCACTGAAAAACCTCGCAAAAGATATATTCCACCAATGTCTCATCCGTGGAAAAAGAGTACTTTTACAAAGTTTGTTAAAAAGCAAAAACACTATTATGAACAATCCTTTGAGTCTGCAATGTACTCCCAAGCTTTGACCATTGCTAAATAAAATTCCATAAAAATAGCTTTTATGCCGCGAAAGTCTATTTATAATGAGAAAATGGCATGTTATGCTTTCTTTACAAGGCATCCCATGCTTTACTTGCTATGCCACAAAACAGGTTAGGGGATGCCTCTGATGCATCAAAACATGCCATTAGAGGCTCGTTGTAAATAGAACCGTGGAATAAATGCGGAAGTTATTAAAGCACCTAAAAATCGGTGCTTATATTTTGAAAATTTCGGGACATTTTCAAAAATGCTTGACATATAAAAATAGTTCTGATAAGCCTAAGACTGCAATTCTTCCCCCCTCTGATATATATTGCCAATTCTCACATGATATTTGCTCTTGATCTTATCCAGTCTTTCAAACATATTTGTTTTATAGCCATACAAGAACATGCTTCTTAACAATCTGTTCTGGTTAAGTAAAATACCATGCAGCAATTCCTTGCTCATCAAATGATCATCAACATATATATCAACACCTGTTATTACATTGATATCATTTCTTTTTATTAATATATCTTTGACCTTGTCATCATCTGATACAAAATCAATGATATATGAACCTTCATCAAAGGAGTAGAATATCTTATTCTTGTCACCATTGCAATTAATAACTATATCACTTGATATTTCTTGATTCACATTATAATTGGTTATCCCAACAGCTAGACCTGTTTCATCATATATTTCATCAACTCTTTCTTCAAATATCTCTGGCTTTGAAGTTACTATAGTCAATGAATTGATACCTTGATATATATTATCAATAATAAATCTTGTTTTACTATTATCTCCATCTATTATAACAAAATTCATATCTTTTAATTCTTTATTACTCAAATTTATTATTTTTTTTATTACTTTATCAATGTACAAAAACTGAACAGCTTTTTCACTACCTACAATTGATTCAAAGTAATC
The window above is part of the Vallitalea guaymasensis genome. Proteins encoded here:
- a CDS encoding CdaR family protein codes for the protein MGNVFTRNVGWKIASIVIAFFVWFAIIRVEDPYITKDFKHIPVKVLNEEVITSKNQYINFIEGQYVDVTLGGKRTIIERFNKDDIIATVDMQYLSFTDSLVIDIKPIEGITVVKKSPNDMRISRENVKSESRKITYEFEGNPKESYIHLDPIITPNTVEIEGPESKMAQVHEVRVTLGIDGATNDVTSVGKIRLLDKEGNEVSDIDKSIEEVSYQVPIRKLKEVSVLVKTTGSLPSGYKLTGSEVIPKKVTLIGTESAIDKISNLVLEVPLNNVTSDVDKEISLATVLPVGVSRYQNTNMVTVKLNVDKVQEKEVTILTHDISIERLPENLNISIVNTEDIKVTFRGILEDLSRITVYSLNPTINLNNLEEGRHEVTLNLTYPRSVELVTEIPKVVIELTKQDQGDVTENIQDNAGDIGEDTESNEPVDDTPVNN
- the cdaA gene encoding diadenylate cyclase CdaA, whose protein sequence is MEDLNNFWQNLKMIRFDLPIIGVKDVIEIALIAFVIYQLLKWVRGTRAWTLFKGLLIISIIAFISMILELNTITFIFVKTINTGIIALLIVFQPELRSALEQLGRRNFFSTILIFEEQKDKKEKISIKAIEEIVTATEEMAKFKTGALIVVEREVKLGEYERTGIPLNATITSQLLINIFEHNTPLHDGAIIIRNNKIVAATCYLPLSDNMSLSKELGTRHRAAVGITEVSDCIVIIVSEETGNVSMALGGNIIRNVDSDYLKNKLVYQKKTADIKKFKIWKGRQRNG
- the lysS gene encoding lysine--tRNA ligase, which produces MSDNNSNNQGKEQDLNELLQIRRDKLAGLQEKGKNPFELTKFSVDCHSNEIIDGFEELEGKEVTIAGRIMTKRVMGKASFCHIADRNGQIQSYVRKDAIGEEEYAEFKHYDLGDIVGIKGEVFRTQKGEISIKAHEVTLLSKSLQILPEKYHGLKDTDTRYRQRYLDLIVNPEVKDTFIARSKIIKEIRNVLDNRGYLEVETPVLNTISGGASARPFITHHNALDMELYMRIALELPLKRLIVGGFERVYEIGRVFRNEGLSVRHNPEFTLLELYEAYTDYHGMMDLTEELIRTVANRVLGTTTVTYDEVEIDLGKPFARLSMLDAVKQYANVDFDEIETDEQAKELAKKHHIEFEKHHKKGDILNLFFEEYVEEHLVQPTFIIDHPVEISPLAKRKPEKPDYTERFELFITKREFANAFSELNDPIDQRQRFERQEELRAAGDEEASMIDEDFLTALEYGMPPTGGLGIGIDRLVMLLTDSYSIRDVLLFPTMKPKE
- the greA gene encoding transcription elongation factor GreA, coding for MPDKKVILTYNGLRELEDELQNLKVVRRKDVAEKIKEARAQGDLSENAEYDAAKEEQGEIESRIVELEKILKNAEVIDEEEISLDTISVGCKVKIYDLEFEEEIDYAIVGSTEADPLNYKISNESPVGSALIGSKIDDLVEAETPNGVVKLKVLDIHR
- a CDS encoding putative glycoside hydrolase; the encoded protein is MAYRKRQRNTRKYWFLILLIVLIICAPFVYKYLTNKDGDGNNFISSIIKPDEPTVETLEVGFNDYLESPGVSYNLYSEAPKVKGLYVNASAVSSKERFNTLIDIANTTEVNAFVIDVKNDSGRITFDMDNPQSDEINAEVKYMRDINVVMDRLYENDIYPIARIVAFKDPWSSKKITDLAIKNKDGSLWMYDKVSWLNPYNKDTWDYVLNVAKKAAEVGFKEIQFDYIRFEATRSLNNADFGEDAENKTRMEVISEFVEYAMKELEPYNVKVSADVFGTIITSKVDAKAIGQDYLAMAEKLDVICPMVYPSHYGKGFFGIPRDKHSDLYPYETILGSMTASNEKYKELNGKKAAIVRPWLQAFTASYLRKPNYKSYGPEEIRAQIQGTYDAGLEEWILWHAGSKYNKDALLKAQ
- a CDS encoding ISNCY family transposase; amino-acid sequence: MTEQYKYEIIKRLVETKGNKDNAALKLGCTRRNINRLIKGYLDQGKIFFIHGNRGRKPSHTIEDNIKENILNLYRTKYYNTNFTHYCELLEEHEKIKVSVSTVQNILMSEGMLSPKARRVTKKRMRLKLKKQRNATKSKKEVAKITENIVALEDAHPRRPRCAFLGEMIQMDASVHFWFGDKKTHLHIAVDDATGTVVGAYFDRQETLKGYYNVFHQILNNHGIPYMFYTDRRTVFEYRQKKSPSLEKDTFTQFGYACKQLGVEIRTTSNPQAKGRVERMFQTLQSRLPIELRLAGATTIEQANIFLDSYIQKYNAKFALPLNNIKSVFEKQPDNEKINLTLAVLVNRKIDNGHCIRLNKKYYKPIDSNGYPVYYHKGTLALVIKSFDGQLFTSIGEKVYTLDEIPEHEYTSRNFHYPQSTEKPRKRYIPPMSHPWKKSTFTKFVKKQKHYYEQSFESAMYSQALTIAK